In the genome of Segatella copri, one region contains:
- a CDS encoding IS4 family transposase codes for MFQDKYVFAQLTAFLNRTQFNNYVRKYDGNRYVKHFTCWNQLLAMMFGQLSNRESLRDLIVALEAHRAKQYHLRLGRNTIVKATLAYANQTRDYRIFEDFAFYMMKEACKKRETNILNIPGKKYAFDSTTIPLCLATFPWAKFRSKKGGVKAHVLYDVEAQVPAFYTVTTASKHDSTAMSSITYEPNSYYIFDRAYDTFKELYKIHLTGSYYVVRAKTNLKYKMVKWKRRMPKNVLTDAEVKLTGYLSEKKYPESFRFIRYYDEEDDREFTFLTNAKHLSALDVANLYKKRWLVELFFKWLKQHLKIKRFWGTTKNAVRIQISVSIITYCLVAIVHHDMQLKRSTYEVLQILSISLTDKTRLRDLFDKTIFNDVKELDYPLFKGLFD; via the coding sequence ATGTTTCAAGACAAATATGTTTTCGCTCAACTTACTGCATTTCTGAATAGAACTCAGTTCAACAACTACGTACGCAAGTATGATGGCAACCGATACGTGAAACACTTCACTTGCTGGAACCAGCTTCTTGCAATGATGTTTGGGCAACTGAGCAATCGTGAGAGTTTACGTGACTTGATAGTTGCGTTGGAAGCTCATCGAGCTAAGCAATATCATCTGCGGCTTGGACGTAATACTATCGTAAAAGCAACTCTTGCTTATGCCAATCAGACTCGTGATTACAGGATTTTCGAAGACTTTGCATTCTATATGATGAAGGAAGCTTGCAAAAAGCGAGAAACCAACATTTTGAATATACCAGGAAAGAAGTATGCTTTTGATTCGACAACTATTCCGTTGTGTCTTGCAACTTTTCCATGGGCAAAGTTCAGAAGTAAGAAAGGAGGAGTCAAAGCACATGTCTTATATGACGTAGAAGCACAAGTTCCAGCTTTCTATACTGTGACCACAGCATCAAAGCATGATTCTACAGCAATGTCTTCAATTACGTATGAACCAAATAGTTACTACATTTTCGATAGGGCTTATGATACTTTCAAGGAACTTTATAAGATTCATCTTACAGGTTCCTACTATGTAGTCAGAGCCAAAACGAACTTGAAGTACAAAATGGTAAAATGGAAGCGAAGAATGCCAAAGAATGTACTAACTGATGCAGAAGTAAAACTAACAGGATATCTTTCCGAAAAGAAGTATCCTGAATCATTCAGATTCATTCGATACTACGATGAAGAAGATGATCGTGAGTTTACTTTTCTGACGAATGCAAAGCATCTTTCTGCGTTGGATGTCGCGAATCTATATAAAAAAAGATGGTTGGTTGAACTATTTTTCAAATGGCTAAAGCAGCATCTTAAGATAAAGAGATTCTGGGGCACAACGAAGAATGCTGTACGCATACAGATTAGTGTTTCCATTATCACTTATTGTCTCGTGGCTATTGTGCACCATGATATGCAATTGAAACGCTCGACATATGAAGTTTTGCAGATTCTAAGCATTTCATTGACGGACAAAACCCGTCTAAGAGATCTATTTGATAAGACTATTTTCAACGATGTCAAAGAACTCGATTATCCCCTTTTTAAGGGACTATTTGATTAA
- a CDS encoding IS1380 family transposase: MAKVAIKSEKLSPFGGIFSIMEQFDSNLSSVIDSTLGMRCRLYGYQYSEIIRSLMSVYFCGGSCIEDVTTHLMYHLSLHPTLRTCSADTILRAIKELTQDNISYTSDTGKTYDFNTADMLNTLLLNCLLSTGQLKEGEGYDVDFDHQFIEAEKFDAKPTYKKFLGYRPGVAVIGDMIVGIENSDGNTNVRFHQKDTLRRFFERIEQKGLTVNRFRADCGSCSEEIVEEVGKHCMTFYIRANRCGSLYDDIFALRGWKREELGGIEFELNSILVEKWKGRAYRLVIQRQKRIDGEIDLWEGEYTYRCILTNDYESSEKEIVKFYNLRGGKERIFDEMNNGFGWNRLPKSFMGENTVFLLLTALIRNFYKFIMARLDVKRFGLKATSRIKAFVFKFISVPAKWVRTSRQYVLNIYSCNNAYADVFQNDFG; the protein is encoded by the coding sequence ATGGCAAAGGTAGCAATAAAATCTGAGAAACTCTCTCCTTTTGGAGGAATTTTTTCAATAATGGAGCAATTTGACTCCAATCTCTCATCTGTAATCGACTCAACCCTCGGTATGAGATGTAGGCTGTATGGTTATCAATACAGCGAAATCATCCGTTCGCTTATGAGCGTTTATTTCTGTGGCGGCTCATGCATAGAGGATGTCACCACTCATCTGATGTATCACCTCTCGCTTCATCCGACACTTCGCACATGCAGTGCCGACACGATTCTCAGAGCCATAAAGGAACTGACCCAGGATAACATTTCCTACACATCCGACACTGGCAAGACCTACGACTTCAACACGGCAGACATGCTGAATACACTGCTCCTCAATTGCCTATTGTCCACAGGGCAGCTGAAAGAGGGCGAGGGGTATGACGTTGACTTCGACCACCAGTTCATAGAGGCTGAGAAGTTTGATGCGAAACCCACATACAAGAAGTTTCTCGGGTACCGTCCAGGTGTGGCTGTCATTGGCGACATGATTGTCGGCATAGAGAACAGCGACGGCAACACTAACGTTCGTTTCCACCAGAAGGACACGTTGAGGAGATTCTTTGAGAGGATTGAACAGAAAGGATTGACAGTCAATCGTTTCAGGGCAGATTGCGGATCCTGCTCAGAGGAAATTGTGGAAGAGGTCGGAAAGCATTGCATGACTTTCTATATCCGCGCCAACCGCTGCGGTTCGCTCTACGATGACATCTTTGCACTCAGAGGGTGGAAGAGAGAGGAACTGGGCGGCATTGAGTTTGAACTGAACTCCATTCTTGTTGAGAAATGGAAAGGGAGGGCATACCGTCTTGTAATCCAAAGGCAGAAGCGAATTGACGGTGAGATTGACCTGTGGGAAGGCGAATACACCTACCGCTGCATCCTTACAAATGACTACGAGTCTTCCGAGAAAGAGATTGTCAAATTCTATAACCTCCGTGGAGGGAAGGAACGCATCTTCGATGAAATGAATAACGGATTCGGCTGGAACAGGCTTCCAAAATCCTTCATGGGAGAAAACACGGTGTTTCTTCTGCTTACGGCACTCATACGCAACTTCTATAAATTCATCATGGCGAGGCTTGACGTGAAGAGGTTCGGACTCAAAGCAACAAGCCGCATCAAGGCGTTTGTCTTCAAGTTCATCTCTGTGCCAGCCAAATGGGTCAGGACATCAAGGCAGTATGTGCTGAATATCTATTCATGCAACAACGCTTATGCTGATGTGTTCCAGAATGACTTTGGATGA